In Agromyces sp. 3263, a single genomic region encodes these proteins:
- a CDS encoding shikimate 5-dehydrogenase yields MPILNKDMSVCISLAARPSNLGTRFHNFLYDELGLNFIYKAFTTDDIEGAVRGIRALGIRGCSVSMPFKEAVIPLVDVIEESAAAIESVNTIVNDGGVLTASNTDYEAIAMLVAEHGIDPGERVLVRGSGGMAKAVVAAFRGAGFGEVTVVARNEAAGAALAAKYGYAWVAEDPAPAFDVIVNVTPLGMHGADAAALAFSPAFVERATTVFDVVAFPAETPLVAAGRAAGKRVISGAEVIALQAARQFERYTGVPLTREQVERASAFSRAE; encoded by the coding sequence ATGCCCATCCTCAACAAGGACATGTCGGTCTGCATCTCGCTCGCGGCCCGCCCGTCGAACCTCGGTACGCGCTTCCACAACTTCCTCTACGACGAGCTGGGCCTGAACTTCATCTACAAGGCGTTCACGACCGACGACATCGAGGGCGCCGTTCGCGGCATCCGCGCCCTCGGTATCCGTGGCTGCTCGGTGTCGATGCCGTTCAAGGAGGCGGTGATCCCCCTCGTCGACGTCATCGAGGAGTCGGCGGCCGCGATCGAGTCGGTGAACACGATCGTGAACGACGGCGGCGTGCTCACCGCCTCCAACACGGACTACGAGGCCATCGCGATGCTCGTCGCCGAGCACGGCATCGACCCCGGCGAGCGGGTGCTCGTGCGCGGCTCGGGCGGCATGGCGAAGGCGGTCGTGGCGGCGTTCCGCGGGGCCGGCTTCGGCGAGGTCACGGTCGTGGCGCGCAACGAGGCCGCGGGCGCGGCGCTCGCCGCGAAGTACGGCTACGCCTGGGTGGCGGAGGACCCCGCGCCCGCGTTCGACGTCATCGTGAACGTCACCCCGCTCGGCATGCACGGGGCGGATGCCGCGGCGCTGGCGTTCTCGCCCGCGTTCGTCGAACGCGCGACCACGGTGTTCGACGTGGTGGCGTTCCCCGCCGAGACGCCGCTCGTGGCGGCCGGGCGCGCGGCCGGGAAGCGCGTGATCTCGGGGGCCGAGGTGATCGCGCTGCAGGCCGCGCGGCAGTTCGAGCGCTACACCGGCGTGCCGCTTACCCGCGAGCAGGTGGAGCGGGCGTCGGCGTTCTCGCGGGCGGAATAG
- a CDS encoding DUF3817 domain-containing protein: MSPKRLFRTLALAEAVTWTLLIVAMILKYAGGIEAAVLVGGSIHGFVFLAYAFQAVLVGVNQRWSVGLIAFAVLTAIVPYATIPFEMWLMRHGRLDGDWRRETTEHPADGSWVNRMLRWFLARPVLLTGLAVVGVAAVFAALLVVGPPGGREA, translated from the coding sequence GTGTCACCGAAACGCCTCTTCCGCACGCTCGCCCTCGCCGAGGCGGTGACCTGGACGCTCCTCATCGTCGCCATGATCCTCAAGTACGCGGGCGGCATCGAGGCGGCCGTGCTCGTCGGCGGCTCCATCCACGGGTTCGTGTTCCTGGCCTACGCGTTCCAGGCGGTGCTCGTCGGCGTGAACCAGCGCTGGAGCGTCGGCCTCATCGCATTCGCCGTGCTCACCGCGATCGTGCCGTACGCCACCATCCCGTTCGAGATGTGGCTCATGCGCCACGGCCGGCTCGACGGCGACTGGCGACGCGAGACGACCGAGCACCCGGCCGACGGCAGCTGGGTGAACCGGATGCTGCGCTGGTTCCTCGCCCGTCCGGTGCTGCTCACCGGGCTCGCCGTCGTCGGCGTCGCGGCCGTGTTCGCCGCCCTGCTGGTGGTCGGGCCGCCCGGAGGCCGCGAGGCCTGA
- a CDS encoding adenine phosphoribosyltransferase: MTEPTEPTEPSARELVSSLIRSIPDFPEPGVTFRDLTPVFASGPALHALGTSLTEPFAGRFDDIGGVEARGFLIAGAASAICGAGVLTVRKAGKLPRAVLREEYSLEYGTAALEVHEGELPPGARVLIVDDVLATGGTVGAAARLVERAGWRVAGIAVALELEGLGGREALGDRYEVFSLLRY, from the coding sequence GTGACCGAGCCGACCGAGCCCACCGAGCCATCCGCACGCGAGCTCGTCTCGAGCCTCATCCGGTCGATCCCCGACTTCCCCGAGCCGGGCGTCACGTTCCGCGACCTCACGCCCGTCTTCGCCAGCGGTCCGGCGCTGCACGCGCTCGGCACCAGCCTCACCGAGCCCTTCGCCGGCCGGTTCGACGACATCGGCGGGGTGGAGGCGCGCGGGTTCCTCATCGCCGGTGCCGCATCGGCCATCTGCGGCGCCGGCGTGCTGACCGTGCGCAAGGCCGGGAAGCTGCCCCGAGCAGTGCTGCGCGAGGAGTACTCGCTCGAGTACGGCACCGCCGCGCTCGAGGTGCACGAGGGGGAGCTCCCGCCCGGCGCACGGGTGCTCATCGTCGACGACGTGCTCGCGACGGGCGGCACGGTCGGTGCCGCGGCACGCCTCGTGGAACGTGCAGGCTGGCGCGTCGCGGGCATCGCGGTCGCCCTCGAGCTCGAGGGGCTCGGGGGCCGCGAGGCGCTCGGCGACCGCTACGAGGTCTTCTCGCTGCTCCGATACTGA
- a CDS encoding tetratricopeptide repeat protein, with product MTDAHRLEPLTPELEATIAEIFAGRDREHMQPTIDAFLALLAEHPDQPEVLYEVGGAYDTAGEEETAAGYYESALAAGLGGDTLRKCLLQYGSTLRLLGRLDESVAVLDRALAGWPESPSVRAFHALGLHAAGRSDGAVGELLALVADAVRTADVVRYEAALRGNAAYLTGLDAEGRMTAGSSRD from the coding sequence ATGACCGACGCGCACCGACTCGAACCACTGACCCCCGAGCTCGAGGCGACCATCGCCGAGATCTTCGCGGGTCGCGACCGCGAGCACATGCAGCCGACGATCGACGCCTTCCTCGCCCTGCTCGCCGAGCATCCCGACCAGCCCGAGGTGCTCTACGAAGTCGGCGGCGCCTACGACACCGCAGGCGAGGAGGAGACCGCCGCCGGCTACTACGAGTCCGCGCTGGCGGCCGGGCTCGGCGGAGACACGCTGCGCAAGTGCCTGCTGCAGTACGGCAGCACGCTTCGCCTGCTGGGCCGGCTCGACGAATCCGTCGCGGTGCTCGACCGGGCCCTAGCCGGCTGGCCGGAGTCGCCATCCGTGCGGGCGTTCCACGCGCTGGGCCTGCACGCGGCGGGCCGGAGCGACGGCGCCGTTGGGGAACTGCTCGCGCTCGTCGCGGATGCGGTGCGCACCGCCGACGTGGTGCGCTACGAGGCGGCGCTGCGGGGCAACGCGGCGTACCTCACCGGCCTCGACGCCGAGGGGCGGATGACCGCGGGCTCGAGCCGCGACTGA
- the purQ gene encoding phosphoribosylformylglycinamidine synthase subunit PurQ gives MRIGVITFPGSLDDRDAQRAVRLAGAEPVALWHGSHDLDGVDALILPGGFSYGDYLRCGAIASLSPIMTEVVEAANAGMPVLGICNGFQMLTEAHLLEGGLIRNDHGAFICRDQVLRVENTSTDWTSGFDAGQQITIPLKNGEGGFIADDDTLDRLEGEGRVVFRYVDVNPNGSLRDIAGISNARGNVVGLMPHPEHAVEPGFGPDTAAAMRSGVDGLGFFTSVVRRALVEA, from the coding sequence ATGCGCATCGGCGTCATCACGTTCCCCGGCTCGCTCGACGACCGCGACGCGCAGCGCGCCGTGCGGCTCGCCGGCGCCGAGCCAGTCGCCCTCTGGCACGGTTCGCACGACCTCGACGGCGTCGATGCGCTCATCCTCCCCGGCGGCTTCAGCTACGGCGACTACCTGCGCTGCGGCGCGATCGCCTCGCTCAGCCCGATCATGACCGAGGTCGTGGAAGCAGCGAACGCCGGCATGCCCGTGCTCGGCATCTGCAACGGCTTCCAGATGCTCACCGAGGCGCACCTGCTCGAGGGCGGCCTGATCCGCAACGACCACGGCGCGTTCATCTGCCGCGACCAGGTGCTGCGCGTCGAGAACACCTCGACCGACTGGACGAGCGGCTTCGACGCCGGCCAGCAGATCACCATCCCGCTGAAGAACGGCGAGGGCGGCTTCATCGCCGACGACGACACCCTCGACCGGCTCGAGGGCGAGGGGCGCGTCGTGTTCCGCTACGTCGATGTGAACCCCAACGGCTCGCTCCGCGACATCGCGGGCATCTCGAATGCTCGCGGCAACGTGGTCGGGCTCATGCCGCACCCCGAGCACGCCGTCGAGCCCGGCTTCGGCCCCGACACCGCCGCCGCGATGCGGTCGGGGGTCGACGGCCTCGGGTTCTTCACCAGCGTCGTGCGCCGGGCACTCGTCGAGGCGTAG
- a CDS encoding PadR family transcriptional regulator, translating to MSRLTPLALSTLALLTERPMHPYEMYQLMLLRREDRVVKVSAGSLYRAVERLAADGYIAETGVEREGNRPERTVYAITAAGREAVRSTLEQMLGEFVNEFPEFPVAVGEAHNLPPDRVAELLAERVARIREFTALIDAGLAHIAEKGVARHYVLNVHYTRAMLMAELDWLEHTIDELRSGRLHWTAPTD from the coding sequence ATGTCTCGACTCACCCCACTGGCGCTCTCGACGCTCGCCCTGCTCACCGAGCGTCCCATGCACCCCTACGAGATGTACCAGCTGATGCTCCTGCGTCGTGAGGACCGCGTCGTGAAGGTGAGCGCGGGATCGCTCTACCGCGCCGTGGAACGCCTCGCCGCCGACGGGTACATCGCCGAGACCGGCGTGGAGCGCGAGGGCAACCGCCCCGAGCGCACGGTCTACGCCATCACCGCCGCCGGACGCGAGGCCGTGCGCTCGACCCTCGAGCAGATGCTCGGCGAGTTCGTCAACGAGTTCCCCGAGTTCCCCGTGGCGGTCGGCGAGGCCCACAACCTGCCGCCCGACCGGGTCGCCGAGCTGCTCGCCGAGCGCGTCGCGCGCATCCGCGAGTTCACCGCGTTGATCGACGCCGGCCTCGCGCACATCGCCGAGAAGGGCGTCGCGCGGCACTACGTGCTCAACGTGCACTACACCCGCGCCATGCTCATGGCCGAGCTCGACTGGCTCGAGCACACGATCGACGAGCTCCGCAGCGGTCGGCTGCACTGGACCGCCCCCACCGACTGA
- a CDS encoding DHA2 family efflux MFS transporter permease subunit — translation MEPQRKPWPALWALVIGFFMILVDSTIVSIANPAILRDLDTDITAVLWATSAYLLAYAVPLLITGRLGDRFGPKRVYMIGLVVFTLASLWCGFSGDITMLIAARAVQGLGAALMTPQTMAVITRIFPPNQRGAAMGLWGAVAGVATLVGPILGGVLVDSLGWEWIFFVNVPVGIIAFLLAWRLVPNLETHSHRFDWLGVALSAVGMFLVVFGIQEGETYDWGTIVGPITVWGLIVTGIVVLVGFVVWQRFNPAEPLLPLPLFRDRNFSLSNVAISLVGFAIVAMPLPLAFYYQVARGLTPTQAALMLVPMALVTGVAAPFVGRLIDRVDPKWIAFSGFVVTALALWWTSTLLTPDQELWVLLIPSGLLGLGLSGIWAPLASSATRNLPPSQAGAGSGVYNTTRQVGAVLGSAAIAALLNARLAAELPGFDTQAAEQASAGSSGMPPQVLEGFTAAMSQSMWLPIIGFAVGAIVVLFYAKPKLTVDWGAAVRSGEAMGQPADEAARAE, via the coding sequence ATGGAACCGCAACGCAAGCCCTGGCCCGCCCTGTGGGCGCTCGTCATCGGCTTCTTCATGATCCTCGTCGACTCGACGATCGTCTCGATCGCCAACCCGGCGATCCTGCGCGACCTCGACACCGACATCACGGCGGTGCTCTGGGCCACGAGCGCCTACCTGCTCGCCTACGCGGTGCCCCTGCTCATCACCGGCCGCCTCGGCGACCGGTTCGGGCCCAAGCGTGTCTACATGATCGGCCTCGTGGTCTTCACGCTCGCGTCGCTCTGGTGCGGGTTCTCCGGCGACATCACCATGCTCATCGCGGCGCGCGCCGTGCAGGGCCTCGGCGCCGCGCTCATGACGCCGCAGACGATGGCCGTGATCACCCGGATCTTCCCGCCCAACCAGCGCGGCGCCGCCATGGGTCTCTGGGGTGCCGTGGCGGGCGTGGCGACGCTCGTCGGGCCGATCCTCGGCGGCGTGCTCGTCGACTCGCTCGGCTGGGAGTGGATCTTCTTCGTGAACGTGCCCGTCGGCATCATCGCGTTCCTGCTCGCCTGGCGGCTCGTGCCGAACCTCGAGACCCACTCGCACCGCTTCGACTGGCTGGGCGTCGCGCTCAGCGCGGTCGGCATGTTCCTCGTCGTCTTCGGCATCCAGGAGGGCGAGACCTACGACTGGGGCACCATCGTCGGCCCGATCACGGTGTGGGGCCTCATCGTCACCGGCATCGTCGTGCTCGTCGGGTTCGTGGTGTGGCAGCGATTCAACCCCGCCGAGCCGCTGCTGCCGCTGCCGCTGTTCCGCGACCGCAACTTCTCGCTGTCGAACGTCGCGATCTCGCTCGTCGGCTTCGCCATCGTGGCCATGCCCCTGCCGCTCGCCTTCTACTACCAGGTCGCCCGTGGGCTCACGCCGACGCAGGCCGCGCTGATGCTCGTGCCGATGGCCCTCGTGACCGGTGTCGCCGCCCCCTTCGTCGGCCGCCTCATCGACCGCGTCGACCCGAAGTGGATCGCATTCAGCGGGTTCGTGGTCACCGCGCTCGCGCTCTGGTGGACGTCGACGCTCCTCACCCCCGACCAGGAGCTGTGGGTGCTCCTCATCCCGTCGGGCCTGCTCGGCCTCGGCCTCTCGGGCATCTGGGCGCCGCTCGCGTCGTCGGCGACCCGCAACCTGCCGCCGTCGCAGGCCGGAGCCGGCTCGGGCGTCTACAACACCACCCGCCAGGTCGGCGCGGTGCTCGGGAGCGCGGCCATCGCCGCCCTGCTGAATGCACGCCTCGCGGCAGAGCTGCCCGGGTTCGACACGCAGGCCGCCGAGCAGGCGAGCGCGGGCTCGAGCGGCATGCCGCCGCAGGTGCTCGAGGGCTTCACGGCCGCGATGTCGCAGTCGATGTGGCTGCCGATCATCGGCTTCGCCGTCGGTGCGATCGTCGTGCTGTTCTACGCCAAGCCGAAGCTGACGGTCGACTGGGGTGCGGCGGTTCGCTCCGGCGAGGCGATGGGCCAGCCCGCCGACGAGGCGGCCCGAGCCGAGTAG
- a CDS encoding aminotransferase class V-fold PLP-dependent enzyme, with protein MDRADGLAHYRKRFAGTDTDLVYFDGNSLGRPPVSAIERVERFLREDWGGRLIRGWDESWMQLPFEIGDRIGRAVIEAKPGQTVIGDSTTVLLYKLCRAAVDAQLARDPARREIIVDSDNFPTDRYVLEGIAAERGMRLRWIEVDPASGVTPEQLAEAAGPETALVVLSHVAYRSAYLADAPELTRIAHDAGALILWDLCHSAGSVPIKSDLWGFDLAVGCTYKYLNGGPGSPAFAYVRDDLQGVLSQPIHGWMGTADVFRMGPGYTPATGIRRFISGTPPIIGMIAMEETLAMIEEAGMPAVRAKSVALTSFAITVADEWLGPLGVTLASPLDPDERGGHVTVNHPAMREVTARLWQQDVIPDYRDPGGLRLGLSPLSTSFEEVHRGLEATRDTLRTVLTERAGLA; from the coding sequence ATGGACCGCGCCGACGGCCTCGCCCACTACCGTAAGCGCTTCGCCGGCACCGACACCGACCTCGTCTACTTCGACGGCAACTCGCTCGGCCGCCCGCCGGTGTCGGCGATCGAGCGGGTCGAGCGCTTCCTGCGCGAGGACTGGGGCGGCCGGCTCATCCGCGGCTGGGACGAGTCATGGATGCAGCTGCCGTTCGAGATCGGCGACCGCATCGGTCGCGCCGTCATCGAGGCCAAGCCCGGGCAGACCGTCATCGGCGACTCCACGACCGTGCTCCTCTACAAGCTCTGCCGCGCCGCCGTCGACGCGCAGCTCGCCCGCGACCCCGCACGCCGCGAGATCATCGTCGACAGCGACAACTTCCCGACCGACCGCTACGTGCTCGAGGGCATCGCGGCCGAGCGCGGCATGCGGCTGCGCTGGATCGAGGTCGACCCGGCGTCGGGCGTGACGCCCGAGCAGCTCGCCGAGGCGGCCGGCCCCGAGACGGCCCTCGTCGTGCTCAGCCACGTCGCCTACCGCTCGGCCTACCTCGCCGACGCGCCCGAGCTCACGCGCATCGCCCACGACGCCGGGGCGCTCATCCTCTGGGACCTCTGCCACTCGGCTGGATCGGTGCCGATCAAGTCCGACCTCTGGGGCTTCGACCTCGCCGTCGGCTGCACGTACAAGTACCTGAACGGCGGTCCGGGATCCCCGGCCTTCGCCTACGTGCGCGACGACCTGCAGGGCGTCCTCAGCCAACCGATCCACGGCTGGATGGGCACGGCCGACGTGTTCAGGATGGGTCCCGGATACACGCCCGCCACCGGCATCCGTCGCTTCATCAGCGGCACCCCGCCCATCATCGGGATGATCGCCATGGAGGAGACCCTCGCGATGATCGAGGAGGCCGGCATGCCGGCGGTCCGCGCGAAGTCGGTCGCGCTCACCTCGTTCGCCATCACCGTCGCCGACGAATGGCTCGGCCCGCTCGGCGTCACGCTCGCCTCACCGCTCGACCCCGACGAGCGCGGCGGGCACGTGACGGTCAACCACCCCGCGATGCGGGAGGTGACCGCGCGGCTCTGGCAGCAGGACGTCATCCCCGACTATCGCGACCCCGGCGGCCTGCGGCTCGGCCTCTCGCCACTGTCGACGAGCTTCGAAGAGGTGCACCGCGGCCTCGAGGCGACGCGCGACACGCTGAGGACGGTGCTCACCGAGCGGGCCGGACTGGCCTGA
- the kynA gene encoding tryptophan 2,3-dioxygenase, translating into MAESAENAEPEQPVAANTRRIEASVVTDFSDRMSYGGYLDLPTLLSAQRPISRPEHHDELLFIIQHQTTELWLKLVLHELETARDLLRADELAPALKCVARVKHIQRTLTEQWSVLATLTPTEYGQFRGVLGNASGFQSYQYRAVEFVLGNKNAKMMQVFESDAAASAILRHALDSPSIYDEFLRLLARAGYPIPAAILERDVTLAWTFQPELVPVFAAIYANPEEHWAAYETCEELVDLEDNFQLWRFRHLKTVERIIGSKTGTGGSSGAPFLRRALELTFFPELYAVRTEIPG; encoded by the coding sequence GTGGCCGAATCCGCCGAGAACGCCGAACCCGAGCAGCCCGTCGCGGCGAACACCCGCCGCATCGAGGCATCCGTCGTCACCGACTTCAGCGATCGCATGAGCTACGGCGGGTACCTCGACCTGCCCACGCTGCTCTCGGCGCAGCGCCCGATCTCGCGGCCCGAGCACCACGACGAGCTGCTGTTCATCATCCAGCACCAGACCACCGAGCTGTGGCTGAAGCTCGTGCTGCACGAGCTCGAGACCGCGCGCGACCTGCTGCGGGCCGACGAGCTCGCCCCGGCCCTCAAGTGCGTCGCCCGGGTCAAGCACATCCAGCGCACCCTCACCGAGCAGTGGTCGGTGCTCGCGACGCTCACGCCCACCGAGTACGGGCAGTTCCGCGGCGTGCTCGGCAACGCGAGCGGGTTCCAGTCCTACCAGTACCGCGCGGTCGAGTTCGTGCTCGGCAACAAGAACGCGAAGATGATGCAGGTCTTCGAGTCGGATGCCGCGGCGAGCGCGATCCTGCGCCACGCGCTCGACTCGCCCAGCATCTACGACGAGTTCCTGCGACTGCTGGCCCGCGCCGGGTACCCGATCCCCGCGGCGATCCTGGAGCGGGACGTGACCCTCGCGTGGACGTTCCAGCCTGAGCTGGTGCCCGTGTTCGCGGCGATCTACGCGAACCCCGAGGAGCACTGGGCCGCCTACGAGACGTGCGAGGAGCTCGTCGACCTCGAGGACAACTTCCAGCTCTGGCGGTTCAGGCACCTGAAGACCGTCGAGCGCATCATCGGCTCGAAGACCGGCACGGGTGGATCGAGCGGTGCGCCCTTCCTGCGCCGCGCCCTCGAGCTCACGTTCTTCCCCGAGCTCTACGCCGTGCGCACGGAGATCCCTGGTTGA
- a CDS encoding DHA2 family efflux MFS transporter permease subunit, with translation MTPISVSTAPTPTGSAPAVPSAPPSRRWWALAALALAQFLVVLDASIVNIAIPTLGADLGLGPGALAWVITAYVLPFGSLLLFGGRLADRFGHRRIFLIGTGSFIGASALAGLAVSGEMLLTARALQGASAALLAPASLALVTRLFTSTRDRARALGIWGAVAGAGSAAGVLLGGVLTAAFGWQAVFFVNLPVGVIVFVAVPFLIRRDLPGAGMRLDLAGAATVTGALVALVAGLTSAEQLGFANPVVLGLLGAAIVLGAAFVVVERRTAEPLLPLSTFANRSVSAGNVVMLLLGGAMVALFFALSVYLQEVMHLDSLGAGLTQLPLAIALVVVAGAVPPLVARFGVRPTLAVSLLVFAGGLAWLAAAPADAVFLVHVLGPTLLIGIGLGGAFVTATQLAVHGVEGGEAGLAGGLVNTSQQVGGALGMAVLATLAASRTESLAAGGATTEAALAGGFSLVYLGAAGLAVVAAVIALVLRGGVGAGTTR, from the coding sequence ATGACTCCCATCTCCGTCTCCACTGCTCCGACGCCCACCGGATCGGCGCCCGCCGTACCCTCCGCACCGCCCTCCCGGCGCTGGTGGGCGCTCGCCGCGCTCGCCCTCGCCCAGTTCCTCGTGGTACTCGACGCCTCGATCGTGAACATCGCCATCCCCACCCTCGGCGCCGACCTCGGGCTCGGCCCGGGCGCGCTCGCCTGGGTGATCACGGCCTACGTGCTGCCGTTCGGCAGCCTGCTCCTCTTCGGCGGCCGCCTGGCCGACCGGTTCGGGCACCGCCGCATCTTCCTGATCGGCACCGGATCGTTCATCGGCGCATCCGCCCTCGCCGGCCTGGCGGTGTCTGGAGAGATGCTCCTCACCGCCCGCGCACTGCAGGGGGCCTCCGCCGCATTGCTCGCCCCGGCGTCGCTCGCCCTCGTCACCCGCCTCTTCACGTCGACCCGCGACCGCGCCCGGGCGCTCGGCATCTGGGGCGCCGTCGCCGGCGCCGGCAGCGCTGCCGGAGTGCTGCTCGGCGGCGTGCTCACCGCTGCCTTCGGCTGGCAGGCCGTGTTCTTCGTCAACCTGCCGGTGGGCGTCATCGTGTTCGTCGCCGTCCCGTTCCTCATCCGCCGCGACCTGCCGGGCGCAGGCATGCGGCTCGACCTCGCCGGCGCCGCGACCGTCACCGGGGCGCTCGTCGCCCTCGTCGCAGGCCTCACGAGCGCCGAGCAGCTCGGCTTCGCGAACCCCGTCGTGCTCGGCCTGCTGGGCGCGGCGATCGTGCTCGGTGCCGCTTTCGTGGTCGTCGAACGACGCACGGCGGAGCCGCTCCTGCCGCTGTCGACCTTCGCGAACCGCTCGGTCAGCGCGGGCAACGTCGTGATGCTCCTGCTCGGCGGCGCGATGGTGGCGCTCTTCTTCGCCCTCTCCGTGTACCTGCAGGAGGTCATGCACCTCGACTCCCTCGGCGCCGGGCTCACCCAGCTGCCGCTCGCGATCGCGCTCGTGGTCGTCGCCGGGGCCGTGCCGCCCCTCGTCGCCCGGTTCGGCGTGCGCCCGACCCTCGCCGTCTCGCTGCTGGTGTTCGCGGGCGGGCTGGCCTGGCTCGCCGCCGCGCCGGCCGACGCCGTCTTCCTCGTGCACGTGCTCGGCCCGACCCTGCTCATCGGCATCGGACTCGGCGGCGCCTTCGTCACCGCGACGCAGCTCGCCGTGCACGGAGTCGAGGGCGGTGAGGCCGGACTCGCCGGCGGACTCGTCAACACGAGCCAGCAGGTGGGCGGCGCGCTGGGCATGGCGGTGCTCGCCACGCTCGCCGCCTCGCGCACCGAGTCGCTCGCCGCCGGTGGCGCCACGACCGAGGCGGCCCTCGCCGGCGGGTTCTCGCTCGTGTACCTCGGCGCGGCCGGGCTCGCCGTCGTCGCCGCGGTGATCGCGCTGGTCCTCCGCGGAGGTGTCGGCGCCGGCACGACGCGCTGA
- a CDS encoding TetR/AcrR family transcriptional regulator produces MRTKLSTAEERRPHVTSAAVAAFARTGYRGTTVADVAREAGISSAYVFKLFPSKEQLFVGALDACFDEVVDALGRGAEATSDHTPEGVLDAMGLAYAELIADRSLLMLQVHAQSAAEVPEIGAALRRGYARVTEFAATRSGASDAAVQRFIAFGQLCHLVVTLDLDDAPEHWARTLALGIRHPEFGATTPAEITEGGDS; encoded by the coding sequence ATGCGAACGAAGCTCTCCACCGCCGAGGAACGGCGCCCCCATGTCACGAGTGCGGCCGTGGCCGCGTTCGCGCGTACGGGCTACCGCGGCACCACCGTGGCGGATGTCGCGCGCGAGGCGGGCATCTCGTCGGCCTACGTCTTCAAGCTCTTCCCGAGCAAGGAGCAGCTCTTCGTCGGAGCGCTCGACGCCTGCTTCGACGAAGTGGTCGACGCGCTCGGCCGCGGCGCAGAGGCGACGTCCGACCACACTCCCGAGGGCGTGCTCGATGCGATGGGCCTCGCCTACGCCGAGCTCATCGCCGATCGCTCGCTCCTCATGCTCCAGGTGCACGCGCAGTCGGCCGCCGAGGTGCCCGAGATCGGCGCGGCCCTGCGCCGCGGCTACGCCCGGGTCACCGAGTTCGCCGCCACGCGATCCGGTGCCTCGGATGCCGCGGTGCAGCGCTTCATCGCATTCGGGCAGCTCTGCCATCTCGTCGTGACGCTCGACCTCGACGACGCACCCGAGCACTGGGCTCGCACGCTCGCGCTCGGAATCCGTCACCCCGAGTTCGGCGCAACCACGCCCGCCGAGATCACGGAAGGAGGCGACTCGTGA
- a CDS encoding class I SAM-dependent methyltransferase: MDQDEIWDADTARRYDTPGVGMFAPEVLDPTVDRLAALADGGTVVEFAVGTGRVAIPLAERGIHVAGIELSTAMIERLREKADDDTVPVMQGDMTTVRVPGEHTLVYLVFNTISNLLTQDEQVECFRNAARHLSPGGRFVIELWVPQLRTLPPGQGASVFAIEPGYIGLDTIDVLEQHVVSHHFHFGEGHEARLDRSPHRYIWPSELDLMARLAGFELETRHADWAGSRFTAESTSHVSVYVLAHREE, from the coding sequence ATGGACCAGGACGAGATCTGGGATGCCGACACGGCGCGCCGCTACGACACCCCGGGCGTCGGCATGTTCGCGCCCGAGGTGCTCGATCCGACGGTCGACCGTCTCGCAGCGCTCGCCGACGGCGGCACGGTCGTGGAGTTCGCGGTCGGCACGGGTCGCGTGGCGATCCCGCTCGCCGAGCGCGGCATCCACGTGGCCGGCATCGAGCTCTCCACCGCGATGATCGAGCGGCTCCGCGAGAAGGCCGACGACGACACCGTTCCCGTGATGCAGGGCGACATGACGACGGTGCGCGTACCGGGCGAGCACACCCTCGTCTACCTCGTCTTCAACACGATCTCGAACCTGTTGACGCAGGACGAGCAGGTCGAGTGCTTCCGGAACGCGGCGCGCCACCTGTCGCCCGGTGGCCGGTTCGTCATCGAGCTTTGGGTGCCGCAGTTGCGCACGCTGCCGCCGGGACAGGGCGCCTCGGTGTTCGCGATCGAGCCCGGCTACATCGGCCTCGACACCATCGACGTGCTCGAGCAGCACGTCGTCTCCCACCACTTCCACTTCGGCGAGGGCCACGAGGCCCGGTTGGATCGCAGCCCGCACCGCTACATCTGGCCGTCGGAGCTCGACCTGATGGCGCGTCTCGCCGGTTTCGAACTCGAGACCCGGCACGCAGACTGGGCCGGGTCGCGCTTCACCGCGGAGTCGACCTCGCACGTGTCGGTCTACGTGCTTGCGCACCGAGAAGAGTGA